The DNA window CAGCCGGATTTCACGCTGGTGCTCCGCAACTCCGCACAGGCCGGCCCGGCCACGCTTTCCACGAAGCAAAACAAAATCTACTGGATCACTCCCGCGACGCCGGTACAGGTGACGCTTACGGTTGAAGTGGGGGGCAAAACGCACTCCAAGGTCGTTTCGATCGGCAATTCGCTTGCGACCATGAGCATCGAGGAGCAGGGATCGAACAAGGTCGTCACGGTTTCGGTGAACGGCGTCAGCGACCTGTTTCAGGCCGCGTTCCGAGTGAATTACCAGACGAGCAAGTACACGGCCGTTTCGGTTGAGAAGGGCGACTTTCTCGGCTCCGGGGCGCTATTTATCGGCCTGCCCGACAAACTGGTCGGCTCGGTGCCGGTGTCGATTTCGCGCAAACGAGGCGAAGGCGGCTCGAACGGCAACGGCGTATTGGCAAGAATCATCTTCGCACCCAAGACCACATCTGGAGTGAGGGATACTTCGGCGTCGGCCGCGTTCGATTTTGAATACGTCGAGCTGAGGGATTCAAGCGGGGATCTAATCGGCCTTGATTAAAATGGTTTTATCGGCTATCTGAACGAGAGAAACGCAATGCCTATGGCGAGCGTTACAAGGCTCACCGGCAGGCCGACTTTAAGAAATTCCAGGTAGCCTATCTGCTCGCCCCTTTCCCTGCTCGTTTCCACGACGGTCAGATTGGACAATGAGCCATACAGCGACAGGTTCCCCGCAAACGAGGTGGTAAGCGCGAGCGCAAACCAGAGAATTTTCGGATTCTCCATCTCGGACAATACGGCCTGGAAAAACGCGGCGCTCGAAACGTCCGAAAACACGAAGGACATAAAGCCGCCGGCCGCAACTACCGCCGCGATATGCGCGATCTCGTTTTCAATTTCCGGAATCAAATTCGTCGCCGCCCATAACGCGATCCCGCTGTGAACCGCGCCGCCTACGACGACGAAAAGCGCTCCGATAGTTGCGATAAGCGGCCAGTTTACGCAGGAAAGGACGTCTTTCGGAGGCTGAGGATTGACCGCGAGCAGCAATGCCGCGCCTCCGATCGCGGCGACGGGCATCGAAACGCCCGCCATAAGCGCCGCTATCACGCAGATAAGCACTATTATCGAGCTCCAACCCGTGAAATTCAGCCTCTGCGGAACGATATCCGCAAGCGCCGGACCGAACGATATCGAAGGAAGCTTTACACGAAAATGCATGTAAAGCCAGATGGATGCGACAACCGCTCCCGCCAGACATATTTCCGCCATTTTCGCGGCATATTCCAAAAATCCGATTCCCGCGAGCGAGACAACCAGCATCGTCTGCGGGCTGCCGACCGCGGTTGCCGCGCCGCCGAGATTCGCGCCGAGAATCACCGCGACCAGGTAAGGTGCGGGTGGGATTCCAACTTTCCGACATATGGCGATTACCAGCGGCGAAATTACGATCGCCGCGGTAAGGTTAAGCGCAAGCGCGGAAAAAACCGCGGATAAAACGAGTACGGCAATGAGCAGCCTGCGCGGGTTGCCCGCGTATCTAAGGACGCGTTCCGCGAAAAACGAAATCACGTTACCTGCCTGCAGGTATTCGGCTATCACCAGCATCCCGGTCAGAAACAAAAGCAATGAGGCGGGAATGTAGGAAATTGCATCGGCGGCGGATACTACGCCGAGAGACACCATAAGGACTGCACCAAGAAGCGCGCCTGCGGGTGCCTTGATGCGGGATTTCGGCAGACGCTGCAGCGCTACTAGAAAATACGTCAGTAACAGCACCAATACGGCCGCAGGCACGAGCTGATTCTATCACGGGTGAACTTGCGCGCCGGGTCATTCCAGCCGGGAATTTCCCATCCGAAAATCAGGATTTTGGTTTTAATCTCGACAAAATTTTCAGGTAAGTCCACCACGCAAAATACGCCGCGCTTCCTGTCAGCAGACCCAGCGCGATGCCAAGCAACGACCGCACGACGCTGATAGCAATGGGAGTATGTAAATGGCAAAACGTGTTGACCGCGCTTGTCAGCGCAACCGCGCCGAGCAGCAAAAGCACGATGGACGGAGGCTTGCGGCGGAAGAAATAAGCGATGAAGAAAAACAGCGCGGGATAGCCCACGATTTCCTTCGTGCGTGGGCGTACGGCGAGCAAATCCTCCAGCCTGTTGCGGAACAGCTGCTCGAAAGTCGCCACGCCGATTGGCGCTTCGTTGCCGCTGCGAAGCAATATGAGCGCCAGAGCCGCAAGGCCGAGGAAAACTACAAGCATGTCCACGAATTCGATTTTGCGGTCAAGAAGCGCGTTCAAACGTGAAATGAAACTTGGAAGCTTTCCGTCGCCGTCCCTAACAAACGTGCGAATGTCCCAAAAGTGAATCGCCGCAAGCAAAACCGGCAGCGCAAGCGAAACGTACACACCATGGAAAGTCTCCACCTTCACCATTGCTGCAGGCGAGGACAGCAGCGCGTAAACCATTGCGCCACCGAACGACGCCGAGACGGTCGCGGCAAAATACGCGATTACCGTACGAAGGTAAGGTACCGGGACATTCAGCTCGCCGCGGAATAAAACGGCTGTCGAAATCGCAAGCGCAACAACGGGCGCAACGAGCGCCGCAACCAACGCCCAGCCCGCGAACAGCTTGGTGGGCGATAGGACAAGCAAGCCGATGCTGCCGACTATCGCGAATATCCAGTACGCTATTACAATCCAATCGGGCGGACGGATGAACAACTTTAAAGTCAGCCCCGCTAGGGCAATTACACCGGCGACAACAAAGAGCTTGAGCGGCGTCGGATCGGACCGCGGCGGAACCGCCGGCTCTCTTGCCACGGTAAATCCCTGCTGCTTTACGGCCTCCATCAGCTCCGACAAATACGCGCGGTTGAATTCGACGGCGTCAACTGCTGTCGCGGCTCCCCCATTTCCGGAAGAGAACAATCCAACGAAATGCGGGCGGACGTAAATCAGCCTGACGTCCCGTTCCTTGAGCGCCCTGATGAAGCGCGACTTGGCGATAGGCGCGGTCTGTTTTATCATTTCCTCCGCGCTTATGGAATGAGTAACGACGATGTTCGGGGAAAGCAGCGAGGCGAGCGCGCCTGCGCCTTCCTGGATTTCAAATTCGATCCAGGCCCAAATCCAGTTGCGTTTCGATATTTCCGAAGCCGTCGCCTTGAGGTTGTCCGGGAATCCGAGAACCGCATCGCCTTCAAACAGAAGGCACCGGATATCCACGGGAGCGCCCGGAACTGCGGTTAAATCCGACACTTTTTCCAAATCCTCGAAAACCGCCGCAAGATCGGCCGAGTCGTACTTGTAATTGTTCACCAGCCTCGGGACAACGTCGAATCCAGCAGCGCGTACGCGCCGCCATTCGGAAGGATCGAATCCAAGATTAACCTTGTTGAAATCGAATTCGGCCTCCCGCGGAATGCTGAATAAAAACCACTCATCAGCCGAGTCGCCAAAATCTGCGGAGAGACCTTCGGGCGCCTGGAGCCTTCCAGGGCTGACCTCGGCGACAAACAGGTTTTCGCCGTATTGCAGCTCGAGCCTTGCTTTGGCCGCGTCCGACCGCTCCCTGCCAAGCATGCAAAAGTTTCGTCGCGGCAAAAGATGGCCAAGAATGTCTTTCAGCTTCGGATTTTGTGCGGCCCAGGATATCAGCATGTCGTCGGTGGCTTCGAAAAGGTATCCCTTGTCCCCTGCGGACAGCACGGTCATCTCGGCGACGGCGATGCTTGAGTAGCCGATGCCCGCAAGTTCAGCGAGAATCGAATCCAAATCCTTGCCTGAAACCTCCGAAAGCTGGAAAATTGCATTGTAATCCAGGCAGACTACCGCGTCCCGGTAGGCCAAATCCTGTCTGTGCCTGTACGAGAGCAAAAGGACGGTTGAAATCGCCCCTGCAAGCAAGGCCGCGAAAGCGAGCACCAAGCCTGGCGGTTGTCCGAAAATCCTTGGAAAGCCGCTAGCCGCCATTCCTCACCATCAACTGCGATTCGGAGCCGAGCTTCATAGTGAAAGGCGAGCTTGCCGCCACAAGGTAATGGTGCCCCAAATCCAGGGGCGCGCCGCCGAGAACAGAGCCGGATGTAAGATCGAACACTTTTTCCAGCTTCGCAGGGTCGGCCTCGACCGGCACCGCCGTACCACTTTGCGAAAAGACAAGCACAAATTCGGTGCCCTCCGTCACATTCAACACTCCGCCCGCGGCGACCTGGAGCCTCGACCATCTGGCAAGGGAATCCACATAGCCCTTTGTGACGATCGGGTCTTCCTTGCTCCCGGGAGCCGGTTCCTTTTGTGCGAACACCGCGCCCGCAAAGACAAGCGCGGTTAGGGCGAACGCGACGGCTGACGACACGCTTCTACGGCTCATAGCGACCTCCAAGAGGCGATTATATCAAAGCAGCCAATGAAGGCCTGAATATAGATGCAGCATTTAATTCACTTGTCATGTGCATGTGCGTCGGACAACACCGAAAGAGCGAAGTAAATAATCAACACAAGCAGAAAGCCCACAATGTACAAACCCAGTTGATTGAGCGCGTTGTTCATAAATCTGAAAACGTCTATTTTAAGCGCGATCAAATAGGTCGTGAACATAGCGATGCCGAGACCTAGAAGCTTTTTTAATACAGCTGCACGCCGCGGCAAAAGCCAAATCGCCGCGCACCCGATGACCCACGTCACCGCGATGATAAGCCAAAAATTCTGCAGCAGCACGCTGGAACCGTTCATGGCCGTCCCCTTCTACGAGATTATCCATGCTTCGCAACCGCCCCGACCGTGCGAAATTCCGGACGCTGGGCACGCGACCGAATTATAGCAGGACGCGCAAAGGCAAAGGCAGCGTTGTATCAGGTCAAATAAGCCAAAATTTAATTTAGAAGGGTATACTCTTTCGAGCATTCCGCCGGCTGTGCCGGCACAGCGAGGTTTCTTTGACGGTACTGAAGATTGTTGAATTTCCTCATCCCATCCTCAAGAAAGTGGCGAGGAAGGTCGGTCGCGCGGCAATGCGGGATATGCCAAAACTTGCATCGGACATGCTCGAAACTATGATCGAGGCCAACGGAATCGGCCTTGCGGCACCGCAAATTGGCAAGTCGCTGCGCATGTTCATAGCGACGATCGGCGACGAGCCGCGAGTGTTCGTCAATCCGCAGATCTTGGAACGCGAAGGTTTCGACGTGGGCGAAGAAGGATGCCTTTCGTTTCCAGGGTTGTACGGGATGGTTGAACGCCCGACATACATCAAAGTTCGCTATCAGGATGCGGAGGGCAGAGAACATATTGACGAATTCGAAGGATTTCCGGCGCGGGTTATCCTGCACGAAAACGACCATCTGGACGGAATATTGATCAACGATCGCGCAACGGAGCTGTACCGGCCGGCTGACGATGACGAAGAATCCGCCGATACGGAAATAAATATGGAGACCGAAGAAGAAAAGGTCGAAGCTCTATAGCGGTTTTCGCACGATTTTCGTGTGCGGTCCCGTTATTGATAAAATTCGAGCATGCGTTTGGCCGCGCAACTTGCGCTCTCGATTCTGCTTTCGGTGGCCGCTTCCGCGGCGAATCCCGCGAACGGCGTTTCCCGTTTGTTGCACGTCGGCCCCGGATTTGAATTCGCGCGCATAGAAGATGCCGTTTCGGCGGCGAAAAGCGGGGATATGGTCGTCGTGCATTCGTTACCCGGCGGCGACGCATACGAACAAACTGCGGTGCTCGTGCGCAAACCAGGCATTACCATTATCGGCGATCCCGATGGCGGCGGGCGCGTCCGGATATCCGGCAAGGGATTCAATTACTCCGGCGAAGGATCGGTTCCGCGGGCGGTGTTTCAGTTCGATCCGGAAGCCGACGGCTGCACGCTTTCAGGATTCGAAATCTTTGACGCGCGGAATGAGTCGCACAACGGCGCGGGAGTGAGAATCAACCAAGCGGACAATGTAACGGTGCGGAATTGCGAAATCCACCGGTGCGATATGGGGGTGATGAGCAACGGCGCGCCATCAACCCGCGCCGCGAAAAACCAGTTGTTCGAGAAGTGCAATATTCATCATAACGGCAGCGCGGACGAGCCCGGATTCAGCCATAACATGTATCTTGGCGGATGGAACGCTACTGTGAAACTGTGCGAAGTTCACCACAGCACTTGCGGCCACAACATCAAAAGCAGAACGGGAATAATACTCATCGAGGATTCATATATTCACGATTCGGCGAACCGGGAGCTTGATATCGTGGATGCCGACGAAACGAATGCTTGGAAAAGCGACGCTTACATCAACAGGTGCTTGATAATCAAGGCCAAGAACTGCAAAGGCAACCGCGCCGTGATCCATTACGGCCAGGACATGGGCGGAGTGCGAAACGGGACGATGTATATAGACGAAACCACGATTGTGACTCCGTTCAATTCACCTGTCGTACAAATGTCCTCGCCGAATGTGCACGCGGCGTTGTCGAAAACGACGGTTTGGGACGGCGGCGCAGGACGGAATAATATGACGCTGATATCGGTGAGCAACGGGGCGTCACTGGATCACACGCTCGGTTACAAACTTTCGCTTGCGCATGGTTTCGAAAAGGGACTGCCCGCGCATATCGCGTACACGTCTCCGGGACAACGGACAAGATACATCGATCCGGGCGAAAGGCTGGAACTGGAAAATCCGATTAGCGGCGAAATTGTTTTCACCGGGTACTAGTTCGCTCAATTACGCGGGCTTAAGCCCGCGCTTTATGTTATTGTCATATGAAAACAAATCATGAACCGCGGCATTTGTGCCGCGCACTACCCCAACTTGTCCTTCAGCCACGCCGCGAGCGAATCCACGTGCACACGAGATTGCCTAAGCGTGTCACGGTCTCGGATTGTCACGGTGTCTTTCAAGTCGCCCTCGAAGTCATAAGTTCCTTCGCCAATCGTGCCTTTTGCGCGCAGATCCGCCGCGTCTCCGCCTTCCAGCGTCTGGAAATCCACCGTCACGCAGTACGGGGTGCCGATCTCGTCCTGCCTTCTGTACCGCTTGCCGATCGATCCGGTCACGTCGAATTCCGTCGCGAAGTGCTTCGAAAGGTCTCGCTCCAGTTTGTCCGCGTACTCGTTCAGCTTCTTCGATAGCGGAAGCACACCAACCTGCACCGGCGCCACGCACGCCGGCAGCCGCAGGACGACGCGCACGTCCTCGTCCTTGCCCTCCTTCTTGGTTTCCGCGGTGTCCTCGTCGTACGCCGCGCACAGAAGCGCGAGCACGGTGCGGTCGAGGCCGACCGATGTTTCGATGCACACGGGCAAATAATTCGCCTTGCGCTCGTCGTCGAAATATTCGAGCTTCTTGCCGCTGTGCGACTGGTGCTGACGCAGGTCGTAGTCGCCGCGGTGGTGCACGCCTTCAAGCTCCGCCCAGCCGAACGGGAACGCGAATTCGAAATCGCACGCGGCCTTTGCGTAGTGCGCAAGCTCGTCGGGCCGGTGGTCTCGCAGCCGCATCAAATCCGGCTTCCAGAGTCCCAGCCGCTCGTAATACTTGCGCCGCTCTTCCTTCCAGTACTCGAACCACTCCATTTCTGTTCTGTCGTCCGGGAATTTGGATTTATCCACAAGCGCATCCGGCGGGATGAAAAACTCCATTTCCATCTGGCTGAACTCGCGGCTGCGGAACGTGAAGTTGCGCGGGTTTATCTCGTTTCGGAAAGCCTTGCCCACCTGCGCCACGCCGAAGGGGACTTTCTGACGGGCGCTGACGCGGATCTGGTCGAAATCCACGAATATCGGCTGGCAGGTCTCCGCGCGCAGGTACGCCGTACTGGACTTGTCGGACTTCGCTCCGATATTGGTCGCGAGCATCAGGTTGAACTGCGACGGCTCTGTGAACCGGCTGTCCTTGTGCGTATTCGGATTTTTGGGGAAGTAGCCGATCAAGTTGTTAAGCTCATCCCAGTAAGAACCTGTTTGCTCACCTACTATCCGACCTTTCGCCAGCTCCTCCGCCTTCTTCGCGTCTTCGTCGGACTTGTATTCAAGCTGGTCTATCCTGAACCGCTCTTTCGTATTCTTGTCGTCCACGAGGATGTCGTTGAAGTGGCCAACATGGCCGCTCGCCACCCACACTTCGGGATTGCTGATTATAGAGCTGTCCAGGCCGACGATGTCACGGCGCTCCCGCACCATCGAGCGCCACCAGAACGCGCGCACGTTGGCCATAAGCTCGCATCCGAGCGGGCCGTAATCCCAGAAACCGCCGAACCCGCCGTAAATCTCGCTCGACTGGAAGATGAACCCGCGCCGCTTGGCGAGGCTCGCAAGCTTGTCCATCACATCGGTTGGTGAAACAGCCATCAAAACCGTCCGGATTGCCGATTTGGCGGGCAATTATAGCAAGCGGCGCCCCGTTATTTCTTCTAATCGTCTACTGTCCTCTCTGCCGCACCCACACACTCCCTTAACATTCTCTGTTAGAATTCCGTTCGTGATCGAGAGACGCTTTGCCTTGGTTTTCCTTATCGCCCTTGCGCTTTCCGCGCCGGGCGCGATTCAATCCCGTTTGCTTGCGCAATCCGGAAACGGCGCGCTTCCGCAGGCGTCGGACGGCGCTTCGCAGTCCGCATCATCCGCATCCCAGCCCGAATCCGGCGGCGCGCCCGCGGCTTCCGCTTTCACCGATCCCGCGTCGGTGGACTGGGGCGCGCGCTACGAGGGCGCCAAGGCCGCGCGCGACCCCGCACAGGCCGCGCAGATAATCGAGCTTGCCCCCCTGCCCCAGTGGACGAAGGTCGTGGACAACGCCATCGCGCTTTTGCTTTCGCTTTGCGAGGCGCCCAACTTGGACAAGCCCAAGGCGTCGCTGTCGTTTCTGCCCGCAACCGCCGTCGAAGCCGCGGCCGCGGCCGCGATTCCACAATCGGCGGAGAACGCCGCGCTCGAAGCGGACGCGCATGCCGGAAATGATTCCCCAGCCGACGAGGATGCATCCGCACCGATTGCACTCTTATACCGGCCCGACGGCGCGGTTTCGTCCGGCACGATTATCTGGCTGTCGTTCGGCCATAGCTTTCCCGCAAGCACCGCGTCGATGGAATTCGCGCTTCGCCCGCCCGCTGAAAACGTATCCGCGGAGCTAGCATGGATGACGCTTGTAAAAGAAGAAAAGGCGAAATACGTCACTTCAGGAATGGCGCTGCTCGTCGGTCCCGCGCGCGCGCCGGGCGTGCTGGAACTCACGGGAAGCGTGACCGCGAAGGACGCGCGCGGCAACGCGATTGAAGAAGTGCCGCTCGAAATCGCGATCGACGTCGCGCCCGGCGACGCGTCGCCGCAGCGGCTGATGGCGTGGGCGTACGCGGGCCTGGCGCACCGGTTCCGCGCCCAACAGGTGCTGCTTGGATTCGAAAAGAAGGACTGGCTGGACGACCTGATGGGCGGGTTCCTGGGCGGCGGGGAGCAGCCCGACAACCGCGGCCCCGACTCGCGCAAGCACGACCTCGTTGCGTACTTGTACGGAGAAATGCTGCGGCAGGTCGCGCTTGGAAACGGCTCGGATCCG is part of the bacterium genome and encodes:
- the def gene encoding peptide deformylase; this encodes MTVLKIVEFPHPILKKVARKVGRAAMRDMPKLASDMLETMIEANGIGLAAPQIGKSLRMFIATIGDEPRVFVNPQILEREGFDVGEEGCLSFPGLYGMVERPTYIKVRYQDAEGREHIDEFEGFPARVILHENDHLDGILINDRATELYRPADDDEESADTEINMETEEEKVEAL
- a CDS encoding right-handed parallel beta-helix repeat-containing protein produces the protein MAAQLALSILLSVAASAANPANGVSRLLHVGPGFEFARIEDAVSAAKSGDMVVVHSLPGGDAYEQTAVLVRKPGITIIGDPDGGGRVRISGKGFNYSGEGSVPRAVFQFDPEADGCTLSGFEIFDARNESHNGAGVRINQADNVTVRNCEIHRCDMGVMSNGAPSTRAAKNQLFEKCNIHHNGSADEPGFSHNMYLGGWNATVKLCEVHHSTCGHNIKSRTGIILIEDSYIHDSANRELDIVDADETNAWKSDAYINRCLIIKAKNCKGNRAVIHYGQDMGGVRNGTMYIDETTIVTPFNSPVVQMSSPNVHAALSKTTVWDGGAGRNNMTLISVSNGASLDHTLGYKLSLAHGFEKGLPAHIAYTSPGQRTRYIDPGERLELENPISGEIVFTGY
- a CDS encoding glycine--tRNA ligase; translation: MAVSPTDVMDKLASLAKRRGFIFQSSEIYGGFGGFWDYGPLGCELMANVRAFWWRSMVRERRDIVGLDSSIISNPEVWVASGHVGHFNDILVDDKNTKERFRIDQLEYKSDEDAKKAEELAKGRIVGEQTGSYWDELNNLIGYFPKNPNTHKDSRFTEPSQFNLMLATNIGAKSDKSSTAYLRAETCQPIFVDFDQIRVSARQKVPFGVAQVGKAFRNEINPRNFTFRSREFSQMEMEFFIPPDALVDKSKFPDDRTEMEWFEYWKEERRKYYERLGLWKPDLMRLRDHRPDELAHYAKAACDFEFAFPFGWAELEGVHHRGDYDLRQHQSHSGKKLEYFDDERKANYLPVCIETSVGLDRTVLALLCAAYDEDTAETKKEGKDEDVRVVLRLPACVAPVQVGVLPLSKKLNEYADKLERDLSKHFATEFDVTGSIGKRYRRQDEIGTPYCVTVDFQTLEGGDAADLRAKGTIGEGTYDFEGDLKDTVTIRDRDTLRQSRVHVDSLAAWLKDKLG